One window of the Dermacentor andersoni chromosome 10, qqDerAnde1_hic_scaffold, whole genome shotgun sequence genome contains the following:
- the LOC126543467 gene encoding glycerophosphodiester phosphodiesterase 1-like, translated as MVWQYVTPIFGSLLAPLLVVLYFAEPADDAFAAEVILGDRRDDDGWLPPAFVGFTGATNAPQDTLAAIQKANRTGASGIKLYLAIVAKGIGVLFHDRNQLERAAKRQGMLEAAKDPNRVPADDAGKESSAARFQGEHVPTLEEGIDECLRLGLRVIVDVQEHDIQSVIHLIELFHGRPEIYRRVLVASPSPMFLARLRGGRNATIV; from the coding sequence ATGGTCTGGCAGTACGTGACCCCGATCTTCGGATCACTGTTGGCCCCCCTCCTCGTCGTGCTATATTTCGCCGAGCCCGCCGACGATGCCTTTGCCGCCGAAGTGATTCTCGGAGATAGGCGCGATGACGATGGCTGGCTGCCACCGGCGTTCGTTGGCTTCACCGGAGCAACGAACGCGCCGCAGGACACGTTGGCGGCCATCCAGAAAGCGAATAGGACGGGCGCCTCGGGAATCAAGCTCTACTTGGCCATCGTGGCCAAGGGCATCGGGGTGCTCTTCCACGACAGGAACCAGCTGGAAAGAGCCGCGAAACGCCAGGGTATGCTGGAGGCTGCGAAAGACCCGAACCGAGTCCCAGCGGACGATGCCGGCAAGGAATCGTCTGCTGCACGCTTCCAGGGCGAACACGTGCCGACGCTGGAAGAAGGCATCGATGAGTGCCTGCGTCTCGGCCTTCGGGTAATCGTGGACGTCCAGGAGCACGATATCCAATCCGTGATCCACCTCATCGAACTTTTTCACGGGCGGCCCGAAATATATAGACGAGTTCTGGTCGCCTCTCCCAGCCCGATGTTTCTTGCTCGCCTGCGTGGTGGTCGCAATGCGACCATCGTGTAG